The following are encoded together in the Bacteroidales bacterium MB20-C3-3 genome:
- the trmB gene encoding tRNA (guanosine(46)-N7)-methyltransferase TrmB produces MGKDKLRRFEENKSFKCLFQPEFEEVFRKDYYIKGRWQELYFENGKPIVLELGCGRGEYTIDMAKRYPDKNFIGMDIKGARLWRGAKSATESGMDNAAFLRTRIEFIEWLFAPGEVSEIWITFADPQIRRDNKRLTAPVFLERYQKFLVSGGVIHLKTDSPYLHEYTCALAEKNNLEVLEMVKDVYGSINNGSISGEIAELLSVKTYYEEQFISQGHPITYLSFRLPSDKKIVAPEWDHDKYPR; encoded by the coding sequence ATGGGAAAGGATAAGTTGCGCAGATTTGAGGAGAACAAAAGCTTTAAATGTCTCTTCCAGCCTGAATTTGAAGAGGTCTTCAGAAAAGACTATTATATAAAGGGAAGGTGGCAGGAGCTATATTTTGAAAACGGCAAACCGATAGTTCTGGAATTGGGGTGCGGTAGAGGAGAATACACAATAGATATGGCTAAAAGATATCCTGATAAGAATTTTATCGGGATGGATATAAAAGGGGCAAGATTGTGGAGAGGTGCCAAGAGTGCTACTGAGTCCGGTATGGATAATGCTGCATTTCTCAGAACAAGGATTGAATTTATTGAGTGGCTTTTTGCACCGGGAGAGGTCTCTGAAATATGGATAACATTTGCAGATCCTCAGATCAGACGGGATAACAAGAGGCTTACGGCTCCTGTGTTTCTGGAAAGATACCAAAAATTCCTGGTTTCCGGGGGAGTCATCCACCTTAAGACAGATAGCCCCTATCTTCACGAATACACATGTGCTTTGGCAGAAAAGAATAATCTGGAAGTTCTGGAGATGGTCAAGGATGTGTATGGCTCAATTAATAACGGGAGTATTTCAGGGGAGATCGCAGAACTACTTTCAGTAAAGACTTATTACGAAGAGCAATTTATATCCCAGGGTCATCCAATAACCTATTTGAGTTTCAGACTGCCTTCTGATAAAAAAATCGTGGCCCCTGAGTGGGACCACGATAAATATCCGAGATAA
- the ricT gene encoding regulatory iron-sulfur-containing complex subunit RicT → MDTINIKYDCSRGTTAHRSDDGELACGFKGGCCKLNVFDWMCGVPDLDKEEVYEVRFKNTRKLYFRNETGISYNIGDIVVVEAVNGHDVGIVTIKGPVALKQLKRHNIDKKTFEFKKIYRKARVLDIERWQEAIAREHKTMIRSRQIASQLELNMKIGDVEFQGDGTKAIFYYIADERVDFRQLIRNFAEEFKIRIEMKQIGARQEAGLIGGVGVCGQELCCSRYMSDFQSITTQAARSQDLSLNPQKLAGQCSKLKCCINYEAATYIDAQTSMPYVREPLDTEDGPAYLVKTDTLKGIMWFSYEQNSMTNMFPVDAFRVKEILRMNARGVKCESLMPDVEAKSPEFVTSVGDDSISRFDDKGQGNGKRQNFRPQKNGGNNGPRKLNKNPNRNQNNQNSK, encoded by the coding sequence ATGGATACAATTAATATAAAATATGACTGCAGCAGGGGAACAACAGCCCATCGTTCTGATGATGGTGAGCTGGCCTGTGGCTTCAAGGGAGGGTGTTGTAAACTAAATGTTTTCGACTGGATGTGCGGTGTTCCGGATCTCGATAAAGAGGAGGTTTACGAAGTAAGATTTAAGAATACAAGAAAGCTATATTTCAGAAATGAGACCGGTATATCTTATAATATTGGAGATATAGTGGTGGTTGAGGCTGTCAATGGTCACGATGTGGGAATTGTGACAATAAAAGGGCCTGTGGCTCTTAAACAGCTAAAACGGCACAATATTGATAAAAAGACCTTTGAGTTCAAAAAGATATACAGAAAAGCGAGAGTGCTTGACATTGAGAGGTGGCAGGAGGCTATTGCCAGAGAGCATAAAACCATGATTCGGTCACGACAGATTGCCTCTCAGCTGGAACTCAATATGAAGATTGGAGATGTTGAATTTCAAGGAGATGGGACTAAGGCTATATTCTATTACATAGCTGACGAAAGAGTTGATTTTCGTCAGCTTATAAGGAATTTTGCCGAGGAGTTTAAAATCAGAATTGAGATGAAGCAGATAGGGGCGCGTCAGGAGGCTGGCCTGATTGGTGGTGTGGGAGTATGCGGACAGGAGCTTTGTTGTTCACGATATATGTCGGATTTCCAGTCAATTACTACGCAGGCGGCAAGGAGTCAGGACCTCTCTCTTAATCCGCAGAAACTGGCCGGACAGTGCAGCAAACTTAAGTGCTGTATAAATTATGAGGCCGCAACCTATATAGATGCTCAGACAAGTATGCCATATGTAAGAGAGCCTCTTGATACAGAGGATGGCCCGGCGTATCTGGTGAAAACGGATACTCTTAAAGGCATAATGTGGTTTTCATATGAACAGAATAGTATGACTAATATGTTTCCTGTGGATGCCTTTAGAGTTAAAGAGATTCTAAGGATGAATGCCAGAGGAGTAAAGTGTGAAAGTCTTATGCCTGATGTGGAGGCTAAATCTCCCGAGTTTGTTACTTCAGTTGGTGATGACAGCATAAGCAGATTTGATGATAAGGGTCAGGGAAATGGTAAGCGTCAGAATTTCAGGCCTCAAAAAAATGGCGGGAATAATGGACCAAGAAAGCTTAATAAGAATCCTAACAGAAACCAGAACAATCAGAATTCAAAGTGA
- a CDS encoding U32 family peptidase: protein MQLRRELELLAPARNLEIGIAATDCGADSLYIAGPAFGAREAAGNSMQDVEKLARYASKFGTKVFLVLNTILYESEIKEAEKIANQAWNAGCSALIIQDLGLLKAKLPPVPLFASTQTNIRSVEQAKMLEGLGFSRLILARELSREQIMEIRANTTIDLESFIHGALCVSYSGQCYMSERIAGRSANRGSCVQACRSKYNLEDSGGKVLVKDKPLLSLKDLNLGEYIPQLAYAGVSSFKIEGRLKNISYIKNVVRYYRSLLDNFIQKDEKFIKASSGRLYGGFTPRPENTFNRGYTNLFIDGERGAWSSGDIAKASGELVGRVKEIHFERGGSSRIELDSFARLENGDGICFTDKNGEVLGVRVNVASQGFVMINDQPDIAPGTNIYRNYNRLFEKELEANMPKRLIDVKLCIDADLSGIVAEGVSEDGVKVTLKTEGPFDQAKNRERAAESILGQLSKSSGVYLFKAEIKGCGDLPFLPVSALNGIRRELAIRLDSERERQWSERRLCERRVEVRRDIITWRPLEGKRVTYLGNSANSLSDELFKELGALQTERAFEIEPPQEAELMRCKYCIKYEIGKCPSEGYRGKMDEPLYLVNGGRRFRLGFDCGKCEMVIFG from the coding sequence GTGCAATTAAGGAGAGAACTTGAACTGCTGGCACCTGCCAGAAATTTAGAGATCGGCATTGCAGCAACAGATTGCGGTGCCGATTCTCTCTATATAGCCGGACCTGCATTTGGTGCAAGGGAGGCTGCAGGAAATTCAATGCAGGATGTTGAGAAGCTTGCACGGTATGCCTCAAAATTTGGGACTAAGGTGTTTCTTGTACTGAATACAATCCTGTATGAGAGCGAGATAAAGGAGGCTGAGAAGATTGCAAATCAGGCATGGAATGCCGGCTGCTCTGCATTGATTATTCAGGATCTTGGACTACTTAAAGCAAAATTACCTCCTGTTCCGCTTTTTGCATCCACTCAGACAAATATCAGGAGTGTTGAACAGGCAAAGATGCTGGAAGGGCTTGGATTCAGCAGACTTATCCTGGCCAGGGAGCTCTCCCGGGAACAGATAATGGAGATTCGGGCAAATACAACAATTGACCTGGAAAGTTTTATCCATGGTGCTTTGTGTGTCTCATACAGTGGGCAGTGCTATATGAGCGAGAGGATAGCAGGAAGAAGTGCAAACAGAGGTTCTTGCGTTCAGGCTTGCAGGTCAAAATACAATCTGGAAGATTCCGGAGGCAAGGTTCTGGTAAAAGATAAACCACTCCTCTCTCTGAAGGATCTCAACCTTGGAGAGTATATACCTCAACTTGCATATGCAGGGGTATCTTCTTTTAAAATAGAAGGGAGATTGAAAAATATCTCATACATCAAGAATGTTGTAAGGTATTACAGATCTCTGCTGGATAATTTTATTCAGAAGGATGAAAAATTCATCAAGGCATCAAGCGGAAGACTTTATGGAGGATTTACACCCCGGCCGGAAAACACATTTAACAGAGGATATACAAATCTCTTTATTGATGGTGAGAGGGGAGCGTGGAGCAGCGGGGATATTGCGAAAGCATCGGGAGAGTTGGTAGGGAGAGTTAAGGAGATTCATTTTGAAAGAGGGGGCTCCTCCAGAATAGAGTTAGACTCTTTTGCCCGTCTTGAAAATGGTGACGGGATATGTTTTACTGACAAGAACGGAGAGGTTTTGGGTGTGAGGGTAAATGTTGCATCTCAGGGATTTGTGATGATAAATGATCAGCCCGATATAGCTCCCGGTACAAATATTTACAGGAATTACAACAGGCTGTTTGAGAAAGAGCTGGAGGCAAATATGCCCAAAAGGCTAATTGATGTTAAGCTCTGCATAGATGCAGATCTTTCCGGAATTGTAGCAGAGGGGGTAAGTGAAGATGGTGTAAAAGTTACCCTTAAAACAGAGGGCCCATTTGATCAGGCTAAAAACAGGGAGAGGGCAGCAGAAAGTATTTTAGGACAGCTTTCAAAAAGTTCAGGGGTATATCTTTTTAAGGCCGAAATAAAGGGCTGTGGGGATCTTCCCTTCCTGCCTGTCTCAGCTCTTAACGGTATAAGAAGAGAGTTGGCTATAAGGCTGGACAGTGAAAGGGAGAGACAATGGAGTGAGAGAAGGTTATGCGAGAGAAGAGTAGAGGTCAGAAGAGATATAATCACATGGAGGCCTCTGGAGGGGAAGAGGGTAACATATCTCGGGAACTCCGCAAACTCCCTCTCAGATGAATTGTTCAAAGAGCTTGGAGCTCTACAAACAGAGAGAGCATTTGAGATAGAGCCTCCTCAGGAGGCAGAACTTATGAGGTGCAAATATTGTATCAAATATGAGATTGGAAAATGTCCTTCCGAGGGTTACAGAGGGAAAATGGATGAGCCTCTTTATCTAGTAAATGGCGGAAGGAGGTTCAGACTCGGCTTTGACTGTGGTAAATGTGAAATGGTTATATTTGGATAA